The following coding sequences are from one Streptomyces sp. NBC_01485 window:
- a CDS encoding FAD/NAD(P)-binding protein yields MSEGHLAVCLVGAGPRGLCLLERLCANERTAPSHASVTVHVVDPAPPGAGAVWRTDQSRHLLTNTVASQITVFTDASTRAEGPIEPGPSLYEWAARLARRKEETGVDEGVLAEARALGPDSYPTRALYGHYLRDCFRQVVARAPAHVAVTVHRSRAVAMADTHGVPGGPQGVRLADGTRIHDLDAVVLAQGHLPAQLTPRQERTASLARIHHLTYVPPANPADVDTGRVEPGEPVLLRGLGLNFFDYMALFTVGRGGVFDRVGDRLVYRPSGREPRLHASSRRGVPYHARGENEKGAFGRHTPRLLTPEVIAALRDRSRDGERVRFRADVWPLVAAEVEAVYYGTLLSSRGAAGAVEGSTAEAGTAAARAEEFVDRYLSASASPRQRAALLDDDGLGIAPADRWDWERLARPCHGRTFTDRDDFRDWLLGYLAQDVRAARAGNVSGPLKAALDVLRDLRNEVRLVVDHGGLEGGSHLDELEGWFTPLNAFLSIGPPVSRTEEMIALIEAGVLELTGPGTQIRVDTERPAFVARSTVVPGPPIRSRHLIEARLPPPDLRRTADPLLRHLFLTEQCRPFHVDGECGVRHETGGLSVTERPCRVVDGQGRPHPRRFAYGVPTESVHWVTAAGVRPGVDSVTLGDADAIARAVLALAPARRAPARSAVADSGRFTGVIV; encoded by the coding sequence ATGAGCGAGGGGCACTTGGCGGTGTGCCTCGTGGGCGCGGGACCGCGCGGGCTGTGCCTGTTGGAGCGGCTGTGCGCCAACGAGCGGACGGCGCCGTCCCACGCGTCCGTCACCGTGCACGTCGTCGACCCGGCCCCGCCGGGCGCGGGCGCCGTCTGGCGCACCGACCAGTCCCGCCATCTGCTCACCAACACCGTGGCGTCCCAGATCACCGTGTTCACGGACGCGTCGACGCGCGCCGAGGGGCCGATCGAGCCCGGCCCCAGCCTGTACGAGTGGGCGGCCCGACTGGCCCGCCGTAAGGAGGAGACAGGCGTGGACGAGGGCGTGCTCGCCGAGGCCCGGGCGCTGGGGCCGGACTCGTACCCCACCCGCGCCCTCTACGGGCACTACCTGCGGGACTGTTTCCGGCAGGTGGTCGCGCGGGCCCCGGCGCACGTCGCCGTCACGGTGCACCGCTCGCGCGCCGTCGCGATGGCGGACACCCACGGCGTTCCCGGCGGGCCCCAGGGGGTCCGGCTGGCGGACGGGACCCGGATCCACGACCTGGACGCCGTCGTCCTGGCGCAGGGGCATCTCCCCGCGCAACTGACGCCCCGCCAGGAACGGACGGCCAGCCTGGCCCGTATCCACCACCTCACCTACGTCCCGCCGGCCAATCCCGCCGACGTGGACACGGGCCGCGTCGAGCCGGGCGAGCCGGTGCTGCTGCGCGGTCTGGGCCTGAACTTCTTCGACTACATGGCGTTGTTCACCGTCGGGCGGGGCGGTGTCTTCGACCGGGTCGGGGACCGGCTCGTGTACCGGCCCTCCGGGCGCGAGCCGCGACTGCACGCCAGTTCCCGGCGCGGGGTGCCGTACCACGCGCGCGGGGAGAACGAGAAGGGCGCCTTCGGCAGGCACACCCCGCGGCTGCTCACCCCCGAGGTGATCGCCGCGCTGCGCGACCGGTCCCGCGACGGTGAGCGGGTGCGGTTCCGGGCCGACGTGTGGCCGCTGGTCGCCGCGGAGGTGGAGGCCGTCTACTACGGCACGCTGCTGAGCTCGCGCGGGGCGGCGGGTGCGGTGGAGGGCAGTACGGCGGAGGCCGGTACGGCGGCGGCCCGGGCCGAGGAGTTCGTCGACCGCTATCTGTCCGCGTCCGCGTCGCCGCGCCAGCGGGCGGCGCTCCTGGACGACGACGGCCTCGGTATCGCGCCCGCCGACCGGTGGGACTGGGAACGCCTCGCCCGGCCCTGCCACGGGCGGACCTTCACCGACCGCGACGACTTCCGCGACTGGCTGCTCGGCTACCTGGCGCAGGACGTGCGGGCGGCGCGGGCGGGCAACGTCAGCGGCCCGCTCAAGGCGGCGCTGGACGTCCTGCGGGACCTGCGCAACGAGGTCCGACTGGTGGTCGACCACGGCGGTCTGGAGGGCGGTTCGCACCTCGACGAGCTGGAGGGCTGGTTCACCCCGCTCAACGCGTTCCTCTCCATCGGCCCCCCGGTGTCCCGGACCGAGGAGATGATCGCGCTGATCGAGGCGGGGGTCCTGGAGCTCACCGGCCCCGGCACCCAGATCCGCGTCGACACCGAACGCCCCGCGTTCGTCGCCCGGTCGACGGTCGTGCCCGGCCCGCCGATACGGTCCCGGCATCTGATCGAGGCCCGGCTGCCCCCGCCCGACCTGCGGCGCACCGCCGACCCGCTGCTGCGTCACCTGTTCCTCACCGAGCAGTGCCGCCCGTTCCACGTCGACGGGGAGTGCGGCGTCCGGCACGAGACGGGCGGCCTGTCCGTCACCGAGCGGCCCTGCCGGGTCGTCGACGGACAGGGCCGCCCGCACCCCCGCCGGTTCGCGTACGGCGTCCCGACCGAGTCGGTCCACTGGGTCACCGCCGCCGGAGTCCGCCCAGGCGTGGACTCGGTGACCCTGGGCGACGCCGACGCGATCGCCCGGGCGGTCCTCGCCCTGGCCCCGGCCAGGCGGGCACCCGCGCGGTCGGCCGTGGCCGACAGCGGCCGGTTCACGGGGGTGATCGTATGA
- a CDS encoding FAD-dependent monooxygenase, which yields MAKTVIVGGGIGGLAAALAVTRAGRRAGNSAGHRAVVLERADEFAEIGAGIQLAPNGLHALDRLGLGDAVRARAVHIDELRFMDGVTGAHVASMPLTGAYRSRFSNPYVVVHRGELHRLLLDACRRSPAVELRAGSRATGYRQDGSGATVLLADGGQVAGDAVIGADGIRSAIRRQLVGDGAPRVAGITVYRTVIPMERVPEELRWNAVTWWAGPGRHFVHYAIAGGRYLNLAPSVENGVTEAFAGVAVDRDRVRRAFADLDGTARRLLALGEDWRSWSLVDRDPVDRWTDGRVTLLGDAAHPMLHYAAQGACQALEDAVVLGDLLADGRDGGLDDGTDAIRDRIPDQIPDRIPDLFEKYHAERHDRTARITHAARASTRLWHPAGAEAKARNEMLSALSGTALHDHVAWMHGAREFGTTGARR from the coding sequence ATGGCGAAGACGGTCATCGTCGGGGGCGGCATCGGCGGTCTGGCGGCGGCCCTCGCCGTCACCCGCGCGGGACGCCGGGCCGGGAACAGTGCCGGACACCGGGCCGTGGTGCTGGAGCGGGCCGACGAGTTCGCGGAGATCGGCGCGGGCATCCAGCTCGCGCCGAACGGGCTGCACGCCCTCGACCGCCTCGGGCTCGGCGACGCCGTGCGCGCCCGCGCGGTGCACATCGACGAACTGCGGTTCATGGACGGCGTGACCGGCGCCCACGTGGCGAGCATGCCGCTCACCGGCGCCTACCGGAGCCGGTTCAGCAATCCGTACGTCGTCGTCCACCGCGGCGAACTGCACCGGCTGCTGCTGGACGCCTGCCGCCGGTCGCCGGCGGTCGAACTGCGGGCCGGCAGCCGGGCCACCGGCTACCGGCAGGACGGCTCCGGCGCGACCGTGCTCCTGGCCGACGGCGGTCAGGTCGCCGGGGACGCGGTGATCGGCGCCGACGGCATCCGCTCGGCGATCCGGCGGCAACTCGTCGGCGACGGCGCACCGCGCGTCGCGGGCATCACGGTGTACCGGACGGTCATCCCGATGGAGCGCGTCCCCGAGGAGCTGCGCTGGAACGCCGTGACCTGGTGGGCGGGGCCGGGCCGGCACTTCGTGCACTACGCGATCGCCGGCGGCCGGTATCTCAATCTCGCCCCGAGCGTCGAGAACGGGGTCACCGAGGCGTTCGCCGGGGTCGCCGTGGACCGGGACCGGGTGCGGCGCGCGTTCGCCGACCTGGACGGGACGGCGCGGCGGCTGCTGGCGCTGGGCGAGGACTGGCGGTCGTGGTCGCTGGTCGACCGGGACCCGGTGGACCGCTGGACCGACGGCCGGGTCACGCTGCTCGGCGACGCCGCCCACCCGATGCTGCACTACGCCGCCCAGGGCGCCTGCCAGGCCCTGGAGGACGCCGTCGTCCTGGGCGACCTGCTGGCCGACGGCCGCGACGGCGGTCTCGACGACGGCACGGACGCGATCCGCGACCGGATTCCCGATCAGATCCCCGACCGGATTCCTGACCTGTTCGAGAAGTACCACGCCGAACGGCACGACCGCACCGCCCGGATCACCCACGCCGCCCGGGCGAGCACCCGGCTGTGGCATCCGGCCGGAGCCGAAGCGAAAGCGAGGAACGAGATGTTGTCGGCCCTGTCCGGCACGGCCCTGCACGACCATGTGGCCTGGATGCACGGAGCCCGCGAGTTCGGCACCACCGGAGCCCGCCGATGA